In Marivirga salinae, a single window of DNA contains:
- a CDS encoding nitroreductase family protein, with protein MYNTAEINKLIQTRRSIYPAQYSGERVDDKIIQQMLENANWAPNHKHTEPWRFIVFTDKGLDQLGKFQADIYKKVSTAKGNFDESTMEKLRNKPLTASHVIAIGMKRDEKQSIPEVEEVSAVAAAVQNMQLTASAYGVGCYWGSGGITYMEEAKKALALEKEDKLLGFLYVGMPKEGFWPEGKRNPINDKINWVRE; from the coding sequence ATGTATAATACTGCGGAGATTAATAAGCTAATTCAAACAAGAAGATCAATTTATCCTGCTCAATATTCGGGAGAAAGAGTGGATGATAAAATCATTCAACAAATGTTGGAAAATGCTAATTGGGCACCCAACCATAAACATACCGAACCTTGGCGATTTATTGTTTTTACTGATAAAGGGCTTGATCAACTAGGTAAATTCCAAGCTGATATTTATAAAAAGGTAAGTACAGCTAAAGGTAATTTTGATGAATCCACTATGGAGAAATTAAGGAATAAACCACTTACGGCTTCTCATGTAATAGCTATTGGCATGAAAAGGGATGAAAAACAAAGTATTCCTGAAGTAGAAGAAGTTTCAGCCGTAGCAGCAGCAGTTCAAAATATGCAACTAACCGCAAGTGCTTATGGAGTTGGTTGTTATTGGGGATCAGGAGGAATTACTTATATGGAAGAGGCCAAAAAAGCTTTAGCTCTTGAAAAAGAAGATAAATTATTAGGCTTTTTATATGTAGGAATGCCCAAAGAAGGATTTTGGCCAGAAGGAAAACGCAACCCAATAAATGATAAAATTAATTGGGTTAGAGAGTAA
- a CDS encoding ComF family protein yields the protein MHKDQPNQLHRRFFEIPNLKYAMAYAWFQKGSVIQQLLHQLKYEGNEAMGVLLGEIYGDQLLDFYAGKWDLITAVPIHIKKHRKRGFNQSHRIAEGLSQKLSIPFMPLLEKSVHKKSQTRKHRIQRFENVDSTFHLKKPSTSLKGKRILLVDDVLTTGATVQACSVPLQKAGAEISIVTIAATRN from the coding sequence ATGCATAAAGATCAGCCAAATCAATTGCATAGACGCTTTTTTGAAATTCCTAATTTGAAATATGCCATGGCTTATGCCTGGTTTCAAAAGGGAAGCGTTATTCAGCAACTTTTACATCAGCTGAAATATGAGGGAAACGAAGCTATGGGTGTTTTGTTGGGCGAAATTTATGGAGATCAACTATTAGATTTTTATGCGGGAAAATGGGATCTGATTACCGCAGTTCCCATCCATATTAAAAAACATAGAAAAAGAGGTTTTAATCAAAGTCACAGAATAGCTGAAGGCTTGAGCCAAAAACTATCCATTCCATTTATGCCTTTATTAGAGAAATCAGTTCATAAAAAAAGCCAAACACGGAAGCACCGAATTCAACGATTTGAAAATGTTGATTCTACTTTTCATTTGAAAAAACCATCCACAAGCTTAAAAGGCAAAAGAATTTTACTTGTGGATGATGTTTTAACAACAGGCGCTACAGTTCAAGCTTGCAGTGTGCCGCTTCAAAAAGCTGGAGCTGAAATTTCTATTGTGACAATTGCAGCTACTAGAAATTAG
- the mnmG gene encoding tRNA uridine-5-carboxymethylaminomethyl(34) synthesis enzyme MnmG: MFQDYDLIVVGGGHAGCEAAAVAANMGSKVLLATMNMNTIAQMSCNPAVGGVAKGQIVREIDALGGYSGIISDKSMIQFRMLNKSKGPAMWSPRTQNDRMRFAEEWRLQLERIPNLDFWQEMVSGIIVENHKVVGIETSMGLKIKAKSVVLTNGTFLNGLIHIGEKQFGGGRSAERASKGITEQLEELGFESGRMKTGTPPRVDGRSIDYRNIEEQKGDEHPEKFSFSNETKVLERQRSCHITYTNPLVHEILEEGFEKSPMFNGRIQGLGPRYCPSIEDKINRFAERSRHQIFVEPEGWDTVEVYVNGFSTSLPEDIQHKAIREIEGFKNVKMFRPGYAIEYDFFPPTQLKTTLETKLVENLYFAGQINGTTGYEEAACQGLMAGINAHLKINEKDPFILSRSEAYIGVLIDDLINKGTEEPYRMFTSRAEHRILLRQDNADVRLTPLGNKIGLASDERMKHVEKKQSQIDAFIDNLKSHKVKPTTVNENLSKVNSSPIKEKTNAYSILKRPEISFKELQQIEEDLNQMINGYSKEVIEASEIHIKYESYIEKENQMIEKMKNLEDLKIKDSLDFNQIPALSAEAKEKLRKVRPQTLGQASRISGVTPADISILMVYLGR, from the coding sequence ATGTTTCAAGATTACGATTTAATTGTAGTAGGAGGAGGGCACGCAGGTTGCGAAGCAGCGGCTGTGGCTGCAAATATGGGTTCGAAGGTTTTACTAGCCACCATGAATATGAATACCATAGCACAAATGTCTTGCAATCCAGCCGTAGGTGGTGTTGCAAAAGGGCAAATAGTTAGAGAAATCGATGCCTTAGGCGGATATTCAGGGATCATTTCAGACAAATCTATGATTCAGTTTAGAATGCTGAATAAGTCTAAGGGCCCTGCAATGTGGAGTCCTAGGACACAAAACGATAGAATGCGATTTGCTGAAGAGTGGAGATTACAACTCGAAAGAATTCCAAATCTCGATTTTTGGCAGGAAATGGTTTCTGGAATAATAGTAGAAAACCATAAGGTAGTGGGCATTGAAACTAGCATGGGTTTGAAGATAAAGGCTAAATCTGTAGTCTTAACCAATGGAACATTCCTTAATGGTTTGATACATATAGGGGAGAAACAATTCGGTGGTGGAAGATCTGCGGAAAGAGCCTCTAAAGGTATAACCGAACAATTAGAAGAATTAGGCTTTGAGTCAGGTAGAATGAAAACCGGTACTCCACCAAGAGTAGACGGAAGATCTATCGATTACAGAAATATAGAAGAACAAAAAGGGGATGAGCATCCTGAAAAATTCTCCTTCTCAAATGAGACTAAAGTTTTGGAGAGGCAAAGAAGTTGTCACATCACATATACAAACCCTCTAGTGCATGAAATATTGGAAGAAGGCTTTGAAAAATCTCCCATGTTCAATGGCAGAATTCAAGGTTTAGGTCCGAGATATTGTCCTTCTATTGAAGATAAAATAAATAGATTTGCTGAGAGAAGCAGGCATCAAATATTTGTAGAACCTGAAGGCTGGGATACAGTAGAAGTCTATGTCAATGGATTCTCAACTTCTCTTCCTGAAGATATTCAACATAAAGCAATTAGAGAAATTGAAGGTTTTAAAAACGTTAAAATGTTTCGTCCTGGTTATGCAATTGAATATGACTTCTTCCCACCAACTCAATTAAAGACCACTCTTGAAACAAAATTAGTCGAAAACTTATATTTTGCTGGTCAAATAAACGGAACTACTGGTTATGAAGAAGCTGCCTGTCAAGGATTGATGGCAGGAATAAATGCTCATTTGAAAATTAATGAAAAGGATCCATTTATATTAAGTAGATCTGAAGCATACATCGGAGTACTAATTGATGACTTAATTAATAAAGGTACTGAGGAACCATACCGAATGTTTACTTCTAGAGCTGAGCATAGAATTTTACTGAGACAAGATAATGCAGATGTTAGATTAACTCCGCTAGGTAACAAAATTGGTCTAGCATCGGATGAAAGGATGAAGCACGTAGAAAAGAAACAATCACAAATAGATGCATTCATTGACAACTTAAAATCTCATAAAGTTAAACCAACTACTGTTAATGAAAATTTAAGTAAAGTAAATTCATCTCCTATCAAAGAAAAGACCAATGCATATAGCATATTAAAAAGGCCAGAAATAAGCTTTAAAGAATTACAACAAATAGAAGAGGATTTAAATCAAATGATAAATGGATATAGCAAAGAGGTAATTGAAGCTTCTGAAATTCATATCAAGTATGAAAGCTATATAGAAAAGGAAAATCAAATGATAGAAAAAATGAAGAATCTTGAAGATCTAAAAATTAAAGATTCTTTAGACTTCAATCAAATTCCAGCATTATCAGCTGAGGCAAAAGAAAAGCTTAGAAAAGTTAGGCCACAAACATTAGGACAAGCTTCTAGAATAAGTGGAGTAACTCCAGCAGATATTTCAATTTTAATGGTTTATTTAGGTAGATAA
- the xth gene encoding exodeoxyribonuclease III: MKIISYNVNGIRAAERKGLSQWLEEENPDVLCLQELKANQSDVDLSVFENLGYHIHWHSAEKKGYSGVGIFTKVKPQNVEIGCNMDIYDREGRVIRADFEDFSVLNTYMPSGSSGDPRQDFKMKWLADFKNYVQDLKKDIPKLLICGDYNICHQAIDIHDPVRNKNSSGFLPEEREWMTDFLSDGFIDTFRHLNKEPDQYSWWSYRSAARDRNKGWRIDYHMITENMKNQLKSANILQHVKHSDHCPIKVELDVS; the protein is encoded by the coding sequence ATGAAAATCATTTCTTATAACGTAAATGGAATCCGGGCAGCAGAGCGAAAAGGGCTAAGCCAATGGCTGGAAGAGGAAAACCCTGATGTTCTTTGTTTGCAAGAACTAAAAGCTAATCAATCTGATGTAGATCTTTCTGTTTTTGAAAATTTAGGGTACCATATCCACTGGCATTCGGCAGAGAAAAAAGGATATAGCGGAGTTGGTATTTTTACGAAAGTAAAGCCGCAAAATGTAGAGATAGGTTGTAATATGGATATTTACGACAGAGAAGGAAGAGTTATAAGAGCAGATTTTGAAGATTTCTCCGTACTGAACACTTATATGCCTAGCGGATCAAGCGGTGACCCACGACAAGATTTTAAAATGAAATGGCTAGCCGATTTCAAAAACTATGTTCAAGATTTAAAGAAAGATATTCCCAAACTTTTAATATGCGGTGATTATAACATTTGCCACCAGGCAATTGATATTCATGATCCGGTAAGGAACAAAAACAGTTCTGGATTTCTGCCAGAAGAACGCGAGTGGATGACTGATTTTTTAAGTGATGGCTTTATTGATACATTTAGACATTTAAATAAAGAACCCGATCAATATAGTTGGTGGAGTTATCGCTCAGCAGCTAGGGACAGGAACAAAGGTTGGAGAATTGATTATCATATGATTACAGAAAACATGAAGAATCAATTAAAATCAGCCAACATTTTACAGCATGTAAAACATTCAGATCATTGTCCAATTAAAGTGGAATTGGATGTATCATAA
- a CDS encoding carboxymuconolactone decarboxylase family protein: MNKVEEFNEYRAKMNDKIVGSNNKILKRIFNLDTNAFAEGSVDKKTKEMIGLSSSMVLRCDDCVRYHLGKCFELGVNDDQVFEIFSIANLIGGTIVIPHLRRAVEYWEYLKENGND, translated from the coding sequence ATGAATAAAGTAGAAGAGTTCAACGAGTATCGCGCAAAAATGAATGATAAAATTGTAGGGAGCAATAATAAAATTCTCAAGCGCATATTTAATCTTGATACCAATGCTTTTGCAGAAGGTAGTGTAGATAAAAAGACCAAGGAAATGATAGGGCTTTCATCTTCCATGGTTTTGAGGTGTGATGATTGTGTTCGTTACCATTTAGGCAAATGCTTTGAATTGGGAGTGAACGATGATCAAGTATTTGAAATATTTTCGATAGCCAATTTAATTGGTGGCACTATTGTTATTCCTCATTTGAGAAGAGCTGTAGAATATTGGGAATATTTGAAAGAAAACGGCAATGATTAA
- a CDS encoding ParA family protein — protein sequence MTKIISFISRKGGTGKTTSAIHFATMLHSLGHKLVMLETDTNYTLNTLRKMELYKTGAKESAVFPIIGSEDHRVLEDIEQIKAKKPDFIIVDSAGKTTDEHIKRLSIQSDLVIVPTSLTPNDLLVTYQTVEDIKPALNENKKLKILVLPNRVHSATKIDTVKEALSELDAKILEVKVPAKNIFANFSTILAEKEFLPIAKAILSHI from the coding sequence ATGACGAAAATAATTTCATTTATCTCAAGAAAAGGCGGGACTGGAAAAACCACCAGCGCTATTCATTTTGCCACCATGTTACACAGTTTAGGACATAAACTGGTGATGCTGGAAACTGATACCAATTATACTCTCAATACATTGAGAAAAATGGAATTGTATAAAACCGGAGCAAAAGAATCAGCTGTTTTTCCAATTATTGGTTCCGAAGATCACCGTGTTCTGGAAGATATTGAGCAAATTAAAGCTAAAAAACCTGATTTTATAATAGTTGACAGTGCGGGTAAAACCACTGATGAGCATATAAAAAGATTGAGCATCCAAAGTGATTTAGTCATTGTGCCTACTAGTTTAACACCTAATGATTTGTTGGTGACTTATCAAACAGTAGAAGATATTAAGCCTGCCTTGAATGAAAATAAAAAGTTGAAGATTTTGGTTTTACCTAACAGGGTGCATTCTGCCACTAAAATTGATACTGTTAAAGAAGCTTTATCTGAATTGGATGCAAAGATTTTAGAAGTTAAAGTACCAGCAAAAAATATTTTTGCTAATTTCAGTACGATTTTAGCTGAAAAAGAATTTTTACCTATTGCAAAAGCAATCCTTTCTCATATTTAA
- a CDS encoding substrate-binding periplasmic protein, giving the protein MKNLILLLAAIFISITASAQLSGDSWKATKSKGSGEVTITYNYSGKFIYDNGNELDGLCIKIWDKFVEYVENTHNVDLKVNVHQPKDAVDFSEFYNSVQNGKGGVFGLADVTITQARKSEVQFSPSFFSNVSILLTNKAVPDLSDFNNIGSEFSGMTIIVQSGTTHEKRAKELKASSFPSLKIESVNSFKECYEMVNQNDNYFTYLDFSSYLSAIEDARNIKRHPAGDKTGEEFGFIMPKNSDWGPVMNEFFNRNGGFTNTTEYKKIVANSLGNHVVSMLDAINE; this is encoded by the coding sequence ATGAAAAATTTAATATTACTACTCGCAGCAATATTTATTAGTATCACGGCTAGTGCTCAACTATCAGGGGATAGTTGGAAGGCCACCAAATCTAAGGGTAGTGGGGAAGTCACTATTACTTATAATTACTCAGGTAAATTTATCTATGACAACGGAAATGAATTAGATGGTTTGTGCATCAAAATATGGGATAAGTTTGTGGAATATGTAGAAAACACACATAATGTAGATTTAAAAGTAAATGTACATCAGCCCAAAGATGCGGTGGATTTTTCCGAGTTTTACAATAGTGTTCAAAACGGAAAAGGTGGTGTTTTTGGATTAGCTGATGTCACCATTACCCAAGCCAGAAAAAGTGAGGTTCAATTTAGCCCTTCATTCTTTTCCAATGTATCTATTTTATTAACCAATAAAGCTGTTCCTGATCTAAGCGATTTTAATAACATAGGCTCTGAATTTAGTGGAATGACTATAATTGTTCAAAGTGGAACTACACATGAAAAAAGAGCTAAAGAATTAAAAGCTAGCTCATTTCCTTCTTTAAAAATCGAATCTGTTAATTCATTTAAAGAATGCTATGAAATGGTAAATCAAAATGATAATTATTTTACCTATCTAGATTTCTCATCCTATCTATCAGCAATTGAGGATGCGAGAAATATTAAGAGACATCCAGCAGGTGATAAAACAGGCGAAGAATTTGGTTTTATTATGCCAAAAAATAGTGATTGGGGGCCCGTGATGAATGAATTTTTCAATAGAAACGGTGGCTTTACTAATACAACAGAATATAAAAAGATAGTGGCCAATTCATTGGGTAATCATGTGGTTTCCATGTTAGATGCTATTAATGAATAG
- the ybeY gene encoding rRNA maturation RNase YbeY: MDNIYFFKEDCQFDLRKLKKHKAWLNRLANHYNYEILELNYIFCSDDFLHKINLEYLDHDTYTDIITFDLQEEADESHNIESDIFISIERVKENANNLNSKFLEELARVMAHGLLHLIGFKDKTDEEKKEMRLAEDKAIELL, from the coding sequence ATGGATAACATTTACTTTTTTAAAGAGGATTGCCAGTTTGATTTAAGGAAACTAAAAAAACATAAAGCTTGGCTTAATAGGCTAGCAAACCACTATAATTATGAGATTTTAGAACTGAATTACATATTTTGTTCAGATGACTTCTTGCATAAGATCAATTTAGAATACTTAGATCATGATACTTATACTGATATAATCACTTTTGATTTGCAAGAAGAAGCTGACGAAAGTCACAATATAGAATCTGATATTTTCATCAGCATAGAGAGAGTCAAAGAAAACGCCAATAACTTAAATTCAAAATTCTTAGAAGAACTAGCAAGAGTTATGGCACACGGATTGTTACACTTGATTGGTTTCAAAGATAAAACCGATGAAGAAAAAAAGGAAATGAGATTAGCTGAAGATAAAGCAATAGAATTATTATAG
- a CDS encoding DUF4175 family protein has translation MSENYHIAEILKKLNEYKRKYYVNKLIKGLLISLAIFLFVLLTASWLEYKLQMSSISRTIVFSVIGITLLYFISRYIFIPIYHLLTNGKALSDKQAAQQIGKYFPEIDDKLLNIIQLNELSSQQNSLIAASIIQKSEKISILNFKDSISIKSTNANYLPYVVIPAIIVGLILMFAPYMITEGSYRIIKFNEEFIPKAPFSFSIKNNELKAFKGENFTLTAELNGDELPNELFIQKDGVKQKFEKLSNNRFQFNLKNLQKDMEFQLEAAGFNSAQYELLVFEKPRIQNMNISLDYPDYIGTTSERINNSGNLIVPEGTQAEWLIQSASSDKISIELLNDSLLFEKASKNTFRLQKSLTESSYYKLNLFNDKASYIQKIDYSIEVIKDKYPEINLQPINDSIYFRQVAIAGEISDDYGFSRLNLIYTKRKGNQIQQTGRIPISFNSDARNQKYFKVWEVDSLLNEEGSILEYYVQVADNDGFNGAKTSKSATFRFELPNESEVEEEIKNTRQNTEDQLDMSIKSSERSNQKLEELEQILKSKRNLNWEDKKLLEEILKEQERRKKQLEDIKRELEKNQAKRDRFNKNDPDLKEKSEQLESLMEEMLQDENEELMEKIKSLLEEQDQSDEFRKSVEDLKKQEKNKLKEMERMMELFKRMEIQYDMKQVGESLKKLEKEQKELAEENTSEEKNTDSEEKEESNSNESESDNKEYGEFSSEEERQKALEEQKKVNEEFEKIQKELREIEKRNQSLKQPNPLNDTKEQESEIDLKQQNSLQEIQENNKSGASEQQKKSSEEMKKMSEMLSSMEMGMEMEMLQENIDDLKDIVDNLLKLSFRQEELMNNFKKVNPSDPRFITLSEKQLAMKDDAKIIEDSLTALAQRVFQLESFITKEMGKMNESMQSSIDALRERENGKAIGEQQFAMTSMNNLALMLDDVLEQMQMQMQSSMGMGQQSQGNQQTPSLSEMQKSLNQKTKELSQGQKEGRQFSEKLGELAGEQAKIRKMMEELEKQLGKDGEESGKENGGNAGDISEEMEKIEEDLVNKRLDRRLIERQQKIVTRLLESEKAREEQEEKDERKGETATEYERERIPNAFEEYIKEKEKEIEQLRNVPPNFTPYYKNEINKYYNRLKSKENLIR, from the coding sequence GTGAGCGAAAATTACCATATAGCTGAAATCCTTAAAAAACTCAATGAGTATAAAAGGAAATACTATGTCAATAAATTGATAAAAGGTTTATTGATCAGCTTGGCTATTTTTCTTTTTGTGCTCCTAACTGCTAGCTGGCTTGAATACAAATTGCAAATGAGCAGTATTTCAAGAACCATTGTTTTTAGTGTTATTGGAATAACTCTTCTCTATTTCATAAGTCGATACATTTTCATTCCCATTTATCATTTACTCACTAATGGCAAAGCATTAAGTGATAAACAAGCTGCCCAACAAATTGGGAAATACTTTCCAGAAATTGATGATAAGCTTCTGAATATCATTCAGTTAAATGAATTGAGCAGTCAGCAGAACAGTTTAATAGCGGCTAGTATAATTCAAAAGTCAGAAAAAATTTCCATTCTTAATTTTAAGGATAGCATTAGCATAAAATCCACCAATGCTAACTATTTGCCTTATGTAGTAATTCCAGCAATTATTGTGGGCTTAATATTGATGTTTGCCCCTTATATGATCACAGAAGGAAGTTACAGGATCATTAAATTTAATGAGGAATTTATTCCAAAAGCTCCATTTAGCTTTTCAATTAAAAATAATGAATTAAAAGCTTTTAAAGGAGAAAATTTTACGCTTACGGCAGAACTAAACGGGGATGAATTACCAAATGAATTATTCATTCAAAAAGATGGCGTAAAGCAAAAGTTTGAAAAGCTTAGTAATAATCGTTTCCAATTCAATTTGAAAAATCTTCAAAAGGATATGGAATTTCAACTGGAAGCTGCCGGATTCAATTCTGCTCAATATGAATTGTTAGTATTTGAGAAGCCAAGAATTCAAAATATGAATATCAGTTTAGATTATCCTGATTATATAGGCACTACTTCCGAAAGAATTAATAATTCTGGAAATTTGATTGTTCCAGAAGGAACCCAAGCAGAATGGCTAATCCAAAGTGCTTCTAGTGATAAAATCAGTATTGAATTATTAAACGACAGTCTTTTATTTGAAAAGGCTAGTAAAAATACCTTTAGACTTCAAAAAAGTCTGACAGAATCAAGTTATTATAAATTGAATTTATTTAATGACAAAGCTTCATATATTCAAAAAATTGACTATTCAATTGAAGTAATTAAAGATAAATACCCTGAGATAAATTTACAACCTATTAATGACAGCATATATTTCCGTCAAGTAGCAATAGCTGGGGAAATAAGTGATGATTATGGTTTTTCTCGTTTAAATTTGATTTATACCAAAAGGAAAGGCAATCAAATTCAACAAACAGGAAGAATTCCAATTTCTTTTAATTCAGATGCCAGAAATCAGAAATATTTCAAAGTTTGGGAAGTAGATTCTTTGTTAAACGAAGAAGGGAGTATTCTAGAATACTATGTACAAGTTGCAGACAATGATGGTTTCAATGGGGCTAAAACTTCAAAAAGCGCAACCTTTCGATTTGAATTACCCAATGAATCTGAAGTAGAAGAGGAAATAAAAAATACAAGACAAAACACTGAAGATCAACTAGATATGAGTATTAAGTCTTCTGAAAGATCAAATCAAAAACTAGAAGAACTAGAACAAATTCTTAAAAGCAAAAGAAATTTAAACTGGGAAGATAAAAAGCTATTAGAGGAGATACTAAAAGAACAAGAAAGAAGAAAGAAACAACTTGAAGATATTAAAAGAGAATTAGAAAAGAACCAAGCTAAGAGAGATCGGTTTAACAAAAATGATCCAGATTTGAAGGAAAAATCCGAGCAATTGGAAAGTTTAATGGAAGAAATGCTCCAAGATGAGAATGAGGAGCTGATGGAAAAAATCAAATCCCTTTTAGAAGAGCAAGACCAATCTGATGAATTTAGAAAATCTGTAGAAGACCTTAAAAAACAAGAAAAGAATAAGCTTAAGGAAATGGAACGTATGATGGAGCTATTTAAAAGAATGGAGATTCAGTACGACATGAAGCAAGTAGGGGAGAGTCTAAAAAAATTAGAAAAGGAGCAAAAAGAATTAGCTGAAGAAAATACTTCAGAAGAGAAAAATACTGATTCTGAAGAAAAGGAGGAATCAAATTCCAATGAAAGTGAGTCAGATAATAAAGAATATGGTGAGTTTTCTTCAGAAGAGGAAAGACAAAAAGCTTTAGAAGAGCAGAAAAAGGTCAATGAAGAATTCGAGAAAATACAAAAAGAACTTAGAGAAATAGAAAAACGAAATCAGTCTTTAAAACAACCAAACCCATTAAACGACACTAAAGAGCAAGAATCTGAAATTGATTTAAAACAGCAAAATAGCTTACAAGAAATACAAGAAAATAATAAAAGCGGAGCTAGTGAGCAACAAAAGAAATCATCTGAAGAGATGAAAAAAATGTCTGAAATGCTCTCTTCTATGGAAATGGGCATGGAAATGGAGATGCTGCAAGAAAACATAGACGATTTAAAAGATATAGTAGACAATTTATTGAAACTCTCTTTTAGACAAGAAGAATTGATGAATAACTTTAAGAAAGTAAATCCGAGCGATCCTCGCTTTATTACATTATCAGAAAAGCAACTAGCTATGAAAGATGATGCTAAAATCATTGAAGATAGTTTAACTGCTTTAGCTCAACGAGTATTTCAACTGGAGTCTTTTATCACGAAAGAAATGGGTAAGATGAATGAATCTATGCAAAGCAGTATAGATGCTTTAAGAGAACGAGAAAATGGAAAGGCCATTGGAGAGCAACAATTTGCCATGACATCCATGAATAATCTTGCGCTCATGTTAGATGATGTTTTAGAACAGATGCAAATGCAAATGCAGTCTTCCATGGGAATGGGGCAACAATCACAAGGAAACCAACAAACCCCAAGTCTCTCAGAAATGCAGAAGTCCCTTAATCAAAAAACCAAAGAACTTAGCCAAGGACAAAAGGAGGGTAGACAATTTTCTGAGAAACTTGGTGAATTAGCAGGAGAACAAGCCAAGATCAGAAAAATGATGGAAGAGCTTGAGAAGCAATTAGGCAAGGACGGGGAAGAAAGCGGAAAAGAAAATGGAGGGAATGCTGGCGATATTTCAGAGGAAATGGAGAAAATTGAGGAAGATTTGGTAAATAAAAGACTAGATCGCAGGTTAATAGAACGACAACAAAAGATTGTAACAAGATTGTTAGAATCAGAAAAGGCAAGAGAAGAACAAGAAGAAAAGGATGAAAGAAAAGGAGAAACCGCTACAGAATATGAGAGAGAGCGAATCCCAAATGCTTTTGAAGAGTATATAAAAGAGAAAGAAAAAGAAATTGAGCAGTTAAGAAATGTACCGCCCAATTTCACTCCCTATTACAAGAATGAAATTAATAAGTATTATAATCGATTAAAATCTAAAGAAAACCTAATACGATGA
- a CDS encoding ATP-binding protein — MSEISISIPSLSENIRIVESFIDNAKEKFELNDDIYGNIMIAVTESVNNAIIHGNEGNKDKNVFLTLNMENNSIVFNISDEGKGFDYNSLPDPTAPENIDKPGGRGIFLMKALSDELTFEDDGKKVKLSFYIN, encoded by the coding sequence ATGAGTGAAATCAGTATAAGTATTCCGTCTCTTAGTGAGAACATCAGAATAGTTGAGAGCTTTATTGACAATGCCAAAGAGAAGTTTGAGTTAAATGATGACATTTATGGCAACATTATGATTGCTGTAACTGAGTCTGTCAATAATGCTATTATCCATGGCAACGAAGGCAATAAGGATAAAAATGTTTTTCTAACATTAAATATGGAAAACAACTCTATTGTCTTTAATATTTCAGACGAAGGCAAAGGCTTTGATTACAACTCACTTCCTGACCCAACAGCGCCAGAAAACATTGACAAGCCTGGTGGAAGAGGAATATTCCTAATGAAAGCATTAAGCGATGAACTTACCTTTGAAGATGATGGTAAAAAAGTAAAATTAAGCTTCTACATTAATTAA